The Agrobacterium vitis region GTTTCCAAGCGATAATCCGGTTGCGCGGATCACTATTCCGGCCGGCTGGGAGCCGAAGGAAACGGAAAGCGGCATCGATGCGACCTCCGAGGACGGCGCTATCTATATCGCCATCGACGTCGCCAACGCCAAGACCACGGATAAGGTAATCGATGACGCCATCGCTTTCCTTCAGGACAACGGCGTGAAGATCGACGGCTCGACCCAGAAGCAGTCAGACGAGGTCATCAATGGCATGGACATGACCAATTTCGACTGGACCGGCGTCGATGAAGATGGCGCCGTCAATGTCGGCCTGTCGCTGCTCTCACCCCGTGCCGGCAAGCTGCTGGTGATTACCTATTGGGGAACGAAGGGCAAACAGGAAAAGCATGGCGCCGAATTGCAGGAGATCATCTCCTCGCTGAAGGCGGCAAAGTAGCCCTTACAGGTTGTTTTTATTTTTCCAGTAAATCCTATCAAAAAGGGAGGTGGTACCTCCCTTTCTCTTCGGCTTATACGAAGATTCATTGAAAATGACTCTTTGTATTCCTTTTGAAAATATCTCAAGCCTCTGACGCATTGGAGATATTTTCAATGTCTTCAAGTCGAGGATGCGTGAGCATGTCAGAGACTTGGTATAACTGCATGATTCCTTAAATCAGAATCGATTTAACGAGAAAATTATGCAGCAGATTTAAAGTGTTACAGCGTGTTTTGTGCGTTTATAAAACCCACGGCGCGGTAATATCAGACGGTTGCCGTCTGGCTACCGTTGCCAACGGCAACGAAGGTGAAGTTACGATCGGTAGCATCGCCACCGCTATCGCCCGTCTTGACATAAATGCCATTGACATCAAGGCTGATGATGACGGCGTTGTCCTTTGTGTTACCATCGCTCGGAAAAATCTGCGTTACCGAAGCGCCGCCGATCTTGCTGAAAGCGGGGCGGAACGAAACCTGATAATGTCCCTTGGAAACGCGCGAGACGCTGAAGCCGTCACCAGAAATGATTTCACCTGTGGATTTGACCGTACCTGCAATAATACGTTGATCAGACATAAAAATATTTCCTCCATAGATGCACCTAATTGGTGCATTTCGTAAATACGAAACCAAAGGTAGTGAATCAAATGGATTTTGTTTTACATTATTACTATTTTTGGGTGTAATTTAATTAATTAAAACCGTTCCATCACGTGCCCTACCTTGGCGAGGAAGGCGGTGCGGCTTTGTTGCGTGCAATTGTTCATATCGTAATGGGCAAGAAATTTTACCGGCGCTCCGAGCTTGATCTGAGCGCGCAGCACACGCTTTACGGATTTCTTCGGTGGGTTACCCGCAAGAAAAGCCCGCAACGGGGTTGCGCCATAGGTTAGAACCCCCGCCAGTTTGCGGATATGGCGCAGCGTTGGCGTCAGTTTTCCATCGATCAGTTCGAAGGTGACGCCCGGCAGCCAGACACGGTCGAAATAGCCGCTTAGCATGGCGGGAAAGCTGAAATTCCAGACGGGGGTGACGATAACAAGGCCTTCTGCCGCCTTCAACCGCTCGACATAGGATTTCACCGGCGCGATATTGTCAGGATAATCATGATAGATCCGCCGCTCTTCAGCCGAAAGAACCGGGTCGAAACCCTCATCATACAAATTGCAGCCATCGACCTCATGGCCGGCTTTCTCCAGGCTTTGGCAGGTCTTGTGGTAGAGCGCCCGGTTGAAGCTTTCAGCCAAGGGGTGGGAATGAAGAACGAGCACGCGCATGCAAAAGTCCCTGGTTTGCGCCCGCCGGTCGTCTCACCGGAGGGTTCTGTCAAAAACATCCGCGTCGTTTGTCCCGATGCCTTCTTCCGCCTGCTGGCTGGAGGAAAGGTCATGTTCATTGCATGATCAGGGACAAGCCCCGCCAGGAGTACCTTCGGACTGTGAAGACGGCCTCATGCCGTCAAGCCGATGCGTTCTAAATCATCTCCGGTTGAAAGTGCAAGGATTTCAATCGTCTTCCATCGATTGCAAGCCGGGAAACAGATAGTTGCGCCCGGCGGAAAAGTCGAAATCGGGATTTTCCCAGGCGATCATCTTGCCGGGATTGAGCAGGCCCTTGGGGTCGGTTTCCTGTTTGAAGGCCAGCTGCACCGTATCGGTCTGCTTCATGCCGCCTTCTTCCAGCGTATAGCGATGCGGGTTGAAGATCGGGCAGCCGTTGTCCTCGTGGATGCGGATGATTTCCTCCAGCCGCTCCTTGGTCGTATAGCGTACCAACGGCAGGCCGGAACATTGGATGGCACCGTCGAAGCGCATGAATTCCAGGTGGCCGATCACTTCATCGCCGAAGATTTCGGTCATTTTTCCAACCTTTTCGACATGATCCGGTCCCGGATATTGCACTTGCAGATAGGTGATCGAAGGATCGACCTTCAGCGCCCGCAGTGTCGTATGGTTCCAGGCCAGTTCATAGGCATGGGGAATGCCCTTCATGCTCTCCACGGTGTCGGAGCGAAAGCGCAGATCTGCCTTCATTTTCTCGGCATAGGCAATAAACGGCCCCATGGAATGCGGCGCGACCATCAGCACCACCACTGACTGGCCGTCCTTCAGCCAGGGCTTATGACGGGTGAAATACTCATAAGGCACGGGAGCGGCGATAGGCGCGACTTCCTTTAACAGAATACCGTTGCGGTGGCTGAGTGCATCGGCAAAGCGCACGGCATCCATGTAGTCGTCATAGCCGACGATGACATCCACCCAGTCATAGGCCGGGGCCAGCGGCATTTCCACTTCGGTGATGATGCCATTGGTGCCATAGGCGTGGCTGACCTTTTGCAGATCCCAGGCGGACAATTCCAGCACCCGTGGCTCCGCCTCCATGGTGACGACCCGTAGCGACAGGATATTGCCGAGATCACGAAGCCCGCCCCAGGTGATCGAGCCAACCCCGCCCGAGCCGCCAGCGACGAAGCCACCGATGGAGGCTGTCTGGGCGGTGGAGGGGTGGAAGCGCAATTCCTGGCCGGAATGGGCGCGTGTCTGGCGATCCAGTTCGGCGATGACGATGCCCGGCTCGCAGATCACCCGGCCTGGATGGATCTCTTTCACCTTGTTCATGTTGATCAGGTTCAGCACGATGCCACCGGAAAGCGGCATGGCCTGACCGTAATTGCCAGTGCCCGCGCCGCGCGGGGTCACCGGCACGCCATGGGCATAGGCTACTTTCAGCGTGCGGATCACCTCTTCTTCGCTGATCGGGGAAACCACGAGGTCAGCCGTGACATGATCCAGCTCGGCCTTCAGGATTGGCGAGTACCAGTAGAAATCCCGGGACTTCTGCTTGACCAGCGCCGGATCATCCTCGACGGCGATCCCGGCAAGTTCAGCTTTGATTTTTGCGTAATCGGGCATGGTTCAATCTTCCATCATATGGTCTAGGTCGCGGTAGTCAGGCACCTGGGCGTCAATCGCCTTGCCGGATCGCAGCACGATGCGGTCAGCCTGTGGGCGCGATAAAAGCTCGCTCCAGGTTCTCGCCGAAAACACCACCAGATCGGCCTTGGCCCCGACCTTGATGCGGCCATGGTCGGGGCGTCCGAGAATATCGGCGGGGCTGCGGGTGACGATCCGGGCGGTGCTGTCCAGAGGGTGATCGAGATGGACGATCCGCACCGCTTCGCGCAGCACTTCCATACAATCGAGATCGCCATAGGCGTAGAAGGGATCGCGGGTATTGTCGGAGGAAACCGCCGTCTGCACACCTGCCGCCGCCAGTTCATGAAACAGGGTGACGCCGCGTTGGCGGGGTGTGCGGCCAGCATGCCGGTCCTGCAAATACATGTTGCACATCGGCAGCGACACGACGGCAAGCCCGGCTTCCGCAACCTTGTCGATGGTCGCCTTGGCGGTATCGTCGCTCTGCTGGGTCAGTGAACAGCAATGGCCAACCACCACCGAGCCTTGAAAACCATTGCGCAGCTTGGCTTCGGCAATGGATTTCAAGGTCAGCACGGAAGCGTCCTGCGTCTCATCGACATGCAGGTCGATGTCGAGGCCATGGTCGCTTGCGGCGCGAAACAGCCGGTCCAGCCGGTGGTCCAGATCCGGCGACACCTGGGTGACGCCGCCGAGAATGCCCTTGTGTGCGACAAGCACTTCCAGCAGATCATTGAAGAAGGCCGTGTCGGTCATGTCCTCGAAGGGAAAGAGCGCGACAGCCTGAAGATCGATCCGGCCCGCCCACTCCTTGCGTATCTGCGAAAACACCTCAAAGGAAATCCGGTGCTGGGGTGCACTGCTGTCGAGATGGGTACGGATCAGGCTGGTGCCGTGGGCATAGGCGCAGCGCAGCGAAAATTCCATCCGTGCCCGCACATCGTCTGCCGACCAATTTGCCTCGCGGTCCTGCTTTACCGCATCGAGCGCGCCGATGAAATCGCCGGTTGGATTGGGCTGGCGTGGCCAGATATGGCCCTTGTCGAGATGGGTATGCATGTCGGTAAAGGTCGGCCAGACCATGGCATCGCGCAGATCGATGATCGGCAGGTCCGCGCCGGTCTTGTCATCAGATGCGGTGCCGACCTTAACAATGGCTTCGACCTTGCCGTGGTTGATAATCAGATCGGCGCTGACCAGCCCCTCGCGGACCGGTCCAGCGGGCGGGCCATCCACCGCTTCGACGGGTAATGTGGCGCGCGTCAGGGCAAACCGCCCGGCTTTGGGAAGATCGGCAAACAATCTGGTCATCAGTTTTCTCGCTTGATGCTGCTTTCATGCCAGCGATGCAGCGCCAGCCATGAGATGAAGGAGGTGATCGCGAAGATCACCACGCCGAGACACGATAGCAGGAACAGGGCGGCAAACAGCCGGGGAATGTTCAGCCGGAATTGTGCTTCCAGCAGGCGGAAGGCAAGGCCCGAACCCGCTCCTGCCGAGCCTGCCGCAAACTCCGCCACCACGGCGGCAATCAGCGCCAGTCCGCCACCGATCTTCAGACCGGTCATGAAATAGGGCAGCGAGGCCGGCAGTTTCAGATAGAGCAGGGTTTCCAGCCGTGAGGCGCCATAGAGGTCGAACAGGTTAAGCAGATTATGATCGACGCTTTTCAGGCCCTGCACCATGTTGGAGAGGATCGGGAAAAAGGCGACCAGAAAGGCGCAGATCAGCAGCGCCACCTGGGTTGACGGTGCATAGATCAGGATCAACGGCGAGATGGCGACAACGGGCGTGACCTGAAGGATGACCGCAATCGGATAAAAGGCCGTTTCGATCCATTTCGACTGCACGAGAAACACCGCGATGCCGACACCGCCGACCAGGGCCAGGGCCAGTGACATCAGAGTGATTTTCGTCGTCACCCAGAGCGCTGGTCCCAGAATGCCCCAATCCGTATAGAGCGCTTTGGCGACCGCCAAGGGTCCGGGTAGGATATATTGCGGCACTTCGGAGATGGTGACGCTGACATGCCAGATCAGGATCAGTACGGCGACCACGGCAAGGGGGATTATCACCCGCAACATGGTTTCGCGATGACGGGCAAAAAAACCTGTCTTTGGCAGGCTCTGGTTCTCGGCTTGCGACGTCATCCGTGATGCTCCAATCCCGCCACCGAGGGGCTGCTATCGAGCGGAAAGCCGATGGCTTCCAGCAGAACAGTCGAGGCCTTTTCGCAGACCTGCCGGTATTCTTCCGAGGTTCGGTAATGGGCGTCGCGTTCCAGGCTGGTGGCAATGGTGAAATCCGCATGCACCCGGCCGGGCCGTGCCTTCATGACCACGATGCGGTTGGAGAGATAAGCGGCCTCGAACACCGAATGGGTCACGAAGATCACGGTAATGCCGGTCTCGCGCCACAGCCGCAGCACGTCGTCGTTCAGCTTTTGCCGGGTGATTTCGTCAAGGGCTGCAAACGGTTCGTCCATCAGCAGCAGTTTCGGCTTGGTCACCAGGGCGCGGGCAATCGACACCCGCATTTTCATGCCGCCGGAAAGCTGGCGCGGATAGGCATCCGCGAAATCCTTCAGTCCCACCGTGTCAAGGGTTTCGAGAACGGTCGAGGTTGCGGCTGCCTTGGAAATCCCTTGCAGACGCAGTGGCAGATAGACATTGCCGAACACCGTCTGCCAGGGCAGCAGGGTCGGTTCCTGGAAGACGAAGCTGATATCGCCTTCCGGCAGGCCTTTGGCGTTGATACGGGAACTGGGCCAATCGACCGTGCCGCTGGAGATGCCGCCGAGACCGGCAATAATCCGGAGCGCCGTCGATTTGCCGCAGCCGGAGGGGCCGAGCAGGCTGACGAATTCACCCGCCTCGACGCTGAGCGACATGTTGGACAGTGCCACCGTGCCACTGGAAAACACCTTTGACACGCCAGAGAGCGTGACGAGCGGGCGCGGGCGGCTTTCGGTGCGGGATGCGGGCGGGGTTTCGGTCAAGATCATGCCGTGCCTGTTGTTGATGTCCTTCTTCGCCCGACAAACAGAAGCGGGGAAAAGGAACAGAAGGGAAAGCGATGGCTGCTGCTTCCCCTTCTGGTTTTTCTTGCTGGTTTTTCTTGTTTGCTCCCTCTTCAGGGAGGCTTCACCGCCTTTACCAAGGCCTGACTATGCTCACGCATCCTCAGGCCAGAGGTTATTTCGGCTTACTTCTTCAGGTTAAGGCCAACGCCCTTGCAGACGAACTTGGTTGTATAGGCCTTGTTGTAATCCAACTTGGCATCGACAACGCCGATCTGAACCATGGTATCGAAGAATTTCTTGTAATGCTCATCGGTCATGCAGCCGATACCCTTTTCCAGGGTTGGGCCGGAATCGACGATGCCATATTCCTTCATCTTCTCGATGGAAAAGGCGATCTGGCTATCGGTGATCTCAGGATTATCCTTTTTGATCAGTTCATTGGCCGCTTTGTTGTCGCCGTAGAGATATTTGTACCAGCCTTCGGAGGATGCATCGATAAAGCGCTGCACCACATCCGGCTTCTTGTCGACCATGGTCTGGGTGGTGGTAATCATCGTCGCATAGGGCGTGTAGCCATTGTCGGCCAGCAGGAACAGCTTCGGCTTGAAGCCGCCCTGCTTTTCGATCTCGTAAGGCTCAGACGTGATATACCCTTGCTGGGCGGATTTCTTGTTGGCAAGGAAAGGCGCCGGGTTGAACGTATAGGGCTTGTATTGCTCGTCCTTGAAGCCCGGATAGTTCTTCTTCATCCACTCGAAATAGGTGGTGTAACCTTCCTTGCCCATGAAGATCGTGTCGAGCTTGGCGAGATCGCCAAATTTCTCGATGCCCTGGTCGGGATGGGCAATCAACACCTGCGGGTCCTTCTGGAACATGGCGGCGACATCGATCAACGGAATGCCCTGCTTGACCGCATCCAATTGCTGAAGCGGGCTGCCCATGTAGAAATCGACCTTGCCGGCGATCAGCAGTGCCTGGTTGGCCGCATTCGGCCCGCCCTGGACAATCTTCACCTTCAAGCCGTATTTTTCATAGGTGCCATCGGCCACGGCCTGGTAAAAGCCGCCATGCTCGGCCTGGGCCAGCCAATTGGTGCCGTAGCTGACCTCATCCAGCGCCATGGCCGGGCTGCCAAGGCCAAGGGCCAGGGCGGTTGCAGCCAAAGTGTTGACAATTGTCTTGTGCAGTATGGTTTTCGTCATGTGTGTTTTCCCCTGATCCCTCGGATCGCGTGCTGCCGCCCGATGTCCCATCCCGCTGAAATGGCCCCGCTCAAAATGGCTCCACTGAAATGGCCCGCCGCGTTTTATGCATTTGAGCGGTTGCCTTGCGGCTTGAAAAGCATCAAATTTCGTCCGCTTCGATGCCTTAATGGCATCGCTTGCTCGTTCTGTATGTGAAATGTTCAATCTGCTTAAAAAATGGACTGGTGTGCTACGCCATGCTTCACTCCCGTAAGCTGCTTTATATAGACGAGATTGCCCGTTGCGGTTCAATTCGTAAAGCCGCCGCTAGACTTAACGTTGCATCTTCCGCTGTCAACCGGCAGATTCTGGCCCTGGAAGACGAGCTGGGCGTTCCCCTGTTCGAGCGTCTGCCGCGGGGCTTGCGGCTGACGGCGGCGGGGGAGCTGTGTGTGGAGCATATCCGCGAAGTTCTGAAGGGCTATGAACGTCTGGAAGCGCGTATCCGCAGCCTGAAAATGCCACAGGTGGGCAAGGTATCGCTGGTTGCCACGGTGGGGTTGGCCGCCGGTCCCCTGCCGGAAATAATCGCCCGGTTTCTGGACGCGCATCCGCGCATCAAGGTGCATTTGCGCAATGACAGCGGCTCTACCACTCTCAATCCGGTGCTGACGGGCGAAGTGGATATCGGGCTGGGCTTCAACATCCCGGCAACACCCGGTATTCGGACCATAGCCAATTTCGACATCCCTGTCGGCGCGGTTTTACCGCCCGGTCATCCGCTGGCGCATGAAAAAGGCACGATCGATCTGGTCGATGTGGTGCAGGAAAAACTGGTGCTGGCCGAGCCGGGCACCAGCCTGCGCAATGTCATCAATCTGGCGCTTGCCAATCTGCCGCTGCCGGTCGAGCCCCTTTTGGAAACCAACGCCTCCGAACTGTTGAAGCAATTGGTCAAATGCGGCACGGCGCTGACCCTGCTCAACCCGCTGGATGTGATTGTCGAATGCCGCAAGGGCGAACTGGTGTTTCGCCCGCTGGCCGAGCCGCATTGCCGCCACCAGCCGATGAAATTGTTTGCCCGGGCGCGGGCGCCGCTCGATGCGGCGACCAGCCTGTTCGTTGAATATCTGGTTCAGGAAATCCAGGCTTTGGTGGAGGAATTGCAGGGCAGGGGGTATCTTGCCCCGGACCGTGGTTATTCCGGAGAATAAAGCGCAGACAGCGGATAGTCCCTGACGTCACGCAAGAGCTGGATGAAGCCGGTCACCTGATGACGGCAAATCGCCTCACCCTTTTCCGCCGTGCCTTTCGAGGCATCGCCGACCACGCCAGCCGGGTTGAGATCGTGGGCAATCCAGGCCAGCGAATGGGGCGGCAAGGGCTGGAGAAAATCCGAGTGCTCCTTCATCCATTCCGCTTTGGAGACGAAGTTTTCGGCCTTGTCCATCCGCACCAGTTCGGGGCGGAAATGCAGCATCAGCGAGGTTTCCACTTCGCCGCCATGAATGCCATAGCGGTTTTCATGATCGGAAATCATTCCCTCGGGATTGCCGAACCGGCTCCATTGGGTAGATACCACCGCCATCTTGTGGCGGACGCGCAATTCGCGCCCGACAATGCTCATGATGTCGACATTGCCGCCATGGGAATTGACGATGACCAGCTTGCGCAGGCCCGCTTCCGCCACCTTGGCGCCGATCGCGGTCCAGGCCGCAATCAGCAGATCCGCACTGAGCGAGAGCGTGCCGGGGCCATAGACATGTTCATTGGCCTTGCCGATTTCCTGGGTGGGGAGAACCAGGAAATCCAGGTCGTCCGGACGCTGGTGCTTCAGTTCTGTCAACATGCCGTTGGCAATCGCCACATCGGTTGCAATTGGCAGATGTGGCCCATGCTGTTCGGTGGAGGCAATCGGCAAAACAGCGATGGTGCTGTCAGGTGACAGGCTGGCGAAATCATAGGTGTTCAGTTCATTCCAGTAAAATGGCTTGGTCATGATGCTTCCCCATTGATTGGCTAGAATCTGTCAAAATTGATTGGAACGGACGGAGCTTTCGATCTTTTTGTTATCGTTTGTCTTTTCACAAACGAAGGGGTCCATTTTTTCTCTCATAGTTCTAGGGATAAGCTCTGTTCATGTCGCGGAAAAGCATCGATTTGCGCGCGCCGCGATGCCGAAAAGTGTGCGATTCGAAACGCTGTTAACCTTAATGGTTGGTAATTATCACGATTGGCCCTGCGCGTGGTTGAGAAGCGATTGCGACAGGCGTAAAACGGTTGCGGGAAGCTGGAACCATTATGATAAAGTTGTTGCGTAGATTTCTCGACGTCGGATCGGAAACCGGTGTGGCTGGCATGCGTAGTCGTCTGGATATCGATCCCAAGGCGTTTTCCGCGATTTATGCGGTAGGGGATGTGCATGGTTGTTATGCTGAGTTGCTGGAGGCGGAATGCCGTATCCTGCACGATGCCGGCAGTATCGATGGTCCCAAGCTGATCGTGATGCTGGGTGATTATGTCGATCGCGGACCGTCCTCACGCCGGGTGATCGATCATCTGATGGCGCCGCTGGCGCCCGGTTTCGAGCGGATATCGCTTTGCGGCAATCATGACGATGTGTTCTGTCATTTTCTCGACGATCCCTCGGCCGGTCGTCGCTGGCTGGATTTTGGCGCGGCGGCCACGCTTTATTCCTATGGCATCGACATCGACCACGCCTTGCACCAGGCCGGTAGTTTCAAGGGGCTTTCCACGGAGCTGGCCCGCGCCATCCCTGAAAGCCATTATGCCTGGCTGAAATCCCTGCCGGTCATGCTCAAGGTCGGGCAATTTCTGTTCGTGCATGCAGGCCTGAAGCCGGGCGTCGCGCTGGACACCCAGGCCGATGAAGACCTGATGTGGATCCGTGAACCCTTTCTCGGCCGTGGCCCGGAACTGCCCTATACGGTCGTACATGGACATACCCCGACCGATACAGTCACCTTCGGCAAGAACCGGATCGGCATCGATACCGGTGCCTATGCATCTGGACATCTCGCCGTCTTGCGGATCGCCGATGGGCATACCAGCCTGATCTAGTGGTCCGATTCCGACATTTGCCTCCGTTTGCAGCACCCTCGAGAGCAAATGTCGGAATCTTCAGGACCACTAGTAAGTTACTGTTTCTAGTGGAATTTAAGAATTTGACATTTGATCCTCGAGGGTGCGGCAAGGGGGAATCAAATGTCAAATTCATTCCACTAGAGCCTGTTATCAGCGAGCAGTGGTTTGCGGTTTGCCCCATTCGGCCAGCGCGATGCCGCCGATCACCAGGCTGAGTGCCAGCATGTGGAAACCTTCCAGCTTTTCACCGACCACGGCGACCGACAGGATGGTGCCGAACACCGGTACAAGGTTGATGAACAGGCCGGCCCGGTTGGCGCCGATCATGTTGACCCCTGATATATAGAGTGTCTGCGACACCAGGGATGGCAGCAGGCCGCAAAACAGGATCAGTGCCCAGCCGGTGGCATCGGGCGCGATAAGGCTGCCAGTGCTGGCTTCCCAGGCAACCAGTGGCAGGGAGGCCAGCGCTGCCCCGAAGGCGAGGGCGGCCATCAGCGTCTTCCAGTGCAGTTCCGGCTTCCAGCGCAGCGCCACGGTAAAGATCGCATAGCACAGCACGGCCAGCAGCATCAGCGTATCGCCGAAATTCAGCCGCAGCGACAAAAGCGCCATCAGGTCGCCATGGCCTGCCGTCAGCGCCACGCCGATAAAGCTGATCAGGAAGCCAGCAATCTGGATGGCGGAGGCGGCAATCCGAAACAGCAGGAAATTCAACAGGAAGATCAGCACGGGAATGCCGCCCTGTTCGATGGCGCCATTGACGGCGGAGGTGTATTTCAGCGCCGAATAGAGAAAGCCGTTAAAGCCGGTATAGCCGATTGCACCGAGCGCCAGCAGCAGGGGGATATGACGGCGCACCACCGGCCAATCCGCCTTGATCTGACGGGAGGAAACCGCCAGCAGCAGCGTCAAGGCCAGCGACCAGCGACCCAGATTCAGCATCATCGGGCTGATATGGCCCACGGCCAGCTTGCCCGCCACGGCATTGCCGCCCCAGAACAAGGTCGTCAGCACCAGATAGGCATAGGCTTTGATTTGCATCTGATCGTTCAACCTCTGCGCGTCGCCAATTTCGATGCATTTTGACTACTGCATAATTCCTGAAACCGGAATCGATTTCAGGAATTATGCAATCGTAAAATTGTGTTGCACCGTCATATGTCTCTGCCATGCAAAAAGCCGGATTAACGCGCATAAACGTGTCGCTTTCCGCAAAACAACACAGTATAGATGCGCGGGTTTGGGGACGCGCAGGCGCGAAAACGCGCTGCCTTGACTGGAAACCTGTTCAGGACGATCTGCTTCAGGGTGAATGGCGGCGCGCAGCAGACAGAACGTGTGACGGCTTACGGCTTTATCAACCGCCAGCGCTGTCGCGAGGCGAAGTTACGCTTGAGGCGTAAAGACAGGATTTTGAAATGACGAATGTCGTGGTGGTTGGCTCCCAATGGGGTGACGAAGGCAAAGGCAAGATCGTGGACTGGCTGTCGGAGCGCGCTGACGTGGTCGTGCGCTTTCAGGGCGGTCATAATGCCGGTCATACGCTGGTCATCGACGGCATTTCCTATAAATTATCGTTGCTGCCTTCGGGCGTCGTGCGTCCCGGCAAGATGGCGGTGATCGGCAATGGCGTCGTGGTCGATCCGCATGCGCTGATCGCCGAAATCGCCAAGCTGGCCGCCCAGGGCGTCACCGTAACGCCGGATAATCTGCGCATCGCCGACAACGCGACGCTGATCCTGTCGCTGCACCGCGAACTGGATGGCATGCGCGAAGACGCCGCCACCAATAGCGGCACCAAGATCGGCACCACGCGGCGCGGCATCGGCCCGGCTTATGAAGACAAGGTCGGCCGTCGTGCCATCCGGGTGATGGATCTGGCCGATCCCGAAGGTCTGGCCGAGAAGGTTGCCCGCATCCTGCCACACCACAACGCGCTTCGCCGTGGGTTTGGTGCGCCGGAGGTCGAACATTCGACGATCATGGAAGAGCTGCTGTCGGTGGCCGACAAGGTTCTGCCCTTCCGCGAAACCGTCTGGTTGATGCTGGACAAGGAGCGTCGTCGTGGCGCCCGAATCCTGTTTGAAGGCGCGCAAGGCTCGCTGCTCGATATCGACCACGGCACCTATCCCTTCGTCACCTCGTCCAACACGGTCGCCGGCCAGGCCGCGGCAGGCTCCGGCATGGGGCCAGGCTCGCTCGGTTATATCCTTGGCATTACCAAGGCCTATACGACCCGCGTTGGTGAGGGCCCGTTCCCGACCGAGCTGACTGACGAGATCGGCCAGTTTCTTGGGGAAAAAGGTCACGAATTCGGCACGGTCACTGGCCGTAAACGCCGTTGTGGCTGGTTTGATGCGGCGCTGGTGCGCCAGTCGGTGGCCACCAATGGCATTACCGGCATCGCCCTGACCAAGCTCGATGTTCTCGATGGCTTGGACGAGCTGAAGATCTGCGTCGGCTATAAGCTGGACGGTGTGGAAATCGACCATTTGCCGGCAGCCCAGGCGGCTCAGGCACGGGTCGAGCCGATTTACGTCACGCTGGAAGGCTGGAAGGAATCCACCGTTGGCGCACGTAAATGGGCCGATCTTCCCGCCCAGGCGATCAAATATGTCCGCCAGGTGGAAGAGCTGATCGGTGCGCCGGTCGCGCTGTTGTCCACCAGCCCGGAACGCGACGACACCATACTTGTGACCGATCCATTTGAGGATTAAGGTTAGAGTTGAATTAATTTGTCTTGTCGGCCTGCGCCGGTGATCACGAGAAAGTACGGATGGCAGATTTCGTAGCAGTTATTCGGCGCGCCGTTGATGGCCTGTCGAACAATACCCCGGAAATGCGCGTAAAGGTGTATGAGAAGGCTCGCGGCGCAGTGATGCGGCAGCTGGACAATATGACACCCAAGCCGTCGGAAGACATGCTGCGCCGCCAGCTGGACAAGCTTGACGCCGCGATTGCCGAGGTCGAGGCAGATTATGCCGAGGCTCTTCCTGCTGTGGAAGAGGATGCCTATGAGCCGGAGCCGGCCTACGAGCCAGCACCGCCTTATGAACCTGAGCCGGAACCAGAACCCGTTCATCATGAGCCGGAGCCTGTTGAGGAACCGGCGCATGAGCCCGAATATGTGCACCAGCCTGAACCTGTTCATGAGCCGGAGCCGGCTTATGTTCCAGCGCCTGCCCCAGCACCTGTCTATGTGCCGGAACCAGCGCCTGAGCCGGTTTATGAGCCGGAGC contains the following coding sequences:
- a CDS encoding LysR family transcriptional regulator, giving the protein MLHSRKLLYIDEIARCGSIRKAAARLNVASSAVNRQILALEDELGVPLFERLPRGLRLTAAGELCVEHIREVLKGYERLEARIRSLKMPQVGKVSLVATVGLAAGPLPEIIARFLDAHPRIKVHLRNDSGSTTLNPVLTGEVDIGLGFNIPATPGIRTIANFDIPVGAVLPPGHPLAHEKGTIDLVDVVQEKLVLAEPGTSLRNVINLALANLPLPVEPLLETNASELLKQLVKCGTALTLLNPLDVIVECRKGELVFRPLAEPHCRHQPMKLFARARAPLDAATSLFVEYLVQEIQALVEELQGRGYLAPDRGYSGE
- a CDS encoding ABC transporter substrate-binding protein is translated as MTKTILHKTIVNTLAATALALGLGSPAMALDEVSYGTNWLAQAEHGGFYQAVADGTYEKYGLKVKIVQGGPNAANQALLIAGKVDFYMGSPLQQLDAVKQGIPLIDVAAMFQKDPQVLIAHPDQGIEKFGDLAKLDTIFMGKEGYTTYFEWMKKNYPGFKDEQYKPYTFNPAPFLANKKSAQQGYITSEPYEIEKQGGFKPKLFLLADNGYTPYATMITTTQTMVDKKPDVVQRFIDASSEGWYKYLYGDNKAANELIKKDNPEITDSQIAFSIEKMKEYGIVDSGPTLEKGIGCMTDEHYKKFFDTMVQIGVVDAKLDYNKAYTTKFVCKGVGLNLKK
- a CDS encoding creatininase family protein, whose protein sequence is MTKPFYWNELNTYDFASLSPDSTIAVLPIASTEQHGPHLPIATDVAIANGMLTELKHQRPDDLDFLVLPTQEIGKANEHVYGPGTLSLSADLLIAAWTAIGAKVAEAGLRKLVIVNSHGGNVDIMSIVGRELRVRHKMAVVSTQWSRFGNPEGMISDHENRYGIHGGEVETSLMLHFRPELVRMDKAENFVSKAEWMKEHSDFLQPLPPHSLAWIAHDLNPAGVVGDASKGTAEKGEAICRHQVTGFIQLLRDVRDYPLSALYSPE
- a CDS encoding metallophosphoesterase family protein is translated as MRRFLDVGSETGVAGMRSRLDIDPKAFSAIYAVGDVHGCYAELLEAECRILHDAGSIDGPKLIVMLGDYVDRGPSSRRVIDHLMAPLAPGFERISLCGNHDDVFCHFLDDPSAGRRWLDFGAAATLYSYGIDIDHALHQAGSFKGLSTELARAIPESHYAWLKSLPVMLKVGQFLFVHAGLKPGVALDTQADEDLMWIREPFLGRGPELPYTVVHGHTPTDTVTFGKNRIGIDTGAYASGHLAVLRIADGHTSLI
- a CDS encoding DMT family transporter codes for the protein MQIKAYAYLVLTTLFWGGNAVAGKLAVGHISPMMLNLGRWSLALTLLLAVSSRQIKADWPVVRRHIPLLLALGAIGYTGFNGFLYSALKYTSAVNGAIEQGGIPVLIFLLNFLLFRIAASAIQIAGFLISFIGVALTAGHGDLMALLSLRLNFGDTLMLLAVLCYAIFTVALRWKPELHWKTLMAALAFGAALASLPLVAWEASTGSLIAPDATGWALILFCGLLPSLVSQTLYISGVNMIGANRAGLFINLVPVFGTILSVAVVGEKLEGFHMLALSLVIGGIALAEWGKPQTTAR